Genomic window (Myxocyprinus asiaticus isolate MX2 ecotype Aquarium Trade chromosome 50, UBuf_Myxa_2, whole genome shotgun sequence):
AGAAAAACTGGAGATTAAACCCTAACCCaatccttaaacctaacccttgTTAACAGCAAATGCACTCTTATCAGAGTTGATCAGTTTAAATATAGCTTGCCCTGTGGTGATTATAGGAATTGCACCCTAATGCTCCATGAACTTCCTGCGCTAATTAGTCCTGCACTACTTTTTCTTAAACCTACCTGGCGTTCGACCAAAAAGCAGCTGTTTACAAAACATCTTCGCAAAGTCAGTCATGGAGGCAGAAACGATGTACGAGTACTTAAGGTAAGAACATGTACATCTAACAGCTAAACTAACAAAATACTGTGAGTtgaagcaaataaataaaaaaccccaAAAATAATATGTTACAATCGTGTATATACTCTGTTCTTGTGCTCACAGAAACGATTCCACACTGTCATACGGCTTGGGAGCATTTGTGCTGCTGTGGGCTCTTATTTGGTACTACCGGGACAATCTGGAGGTAAACAAGGTCACGGAGAAACATGTCTTTGTGACTGGTTGTGACTCTGGTTTTGGACACCTACTTTGCAAACGTCTCGACAAACGCGGTTTCCGCGTCCTAGCAGGGTGTCTCACGGAAAAGGGGGCAGATGATCTGAAAAGGGCGACTGGACCGTTCCTGAAGACCTGCATACTGGACGTATCCAGCACTGCCAGCATTGAGAAAGCTGTGGAATGGACCAAAAAAGAAGTTGGAGATAAAGGTAGGTTTACTGTGTTAATCAAAATGGTCTTTTCCTGTGAGGCCAAAatagttgttttaaaaaaaaaaatgtccttttcATAAACCCAATGTTAAAACAAACTGAatagcaaatttaaaaaaaaaaaagcaaaatggcGAAAATGACCAAGGGTTCTGCTTGTTGACTTTGAAATCTTTCAAACTTTTTAGGACCTAGGGGTCTTGTGAACAAAGCTGGGCATTCACTTCCAATGGGTCCCTCTCAATGGATGATTGTGGGCCTTTGCCTTGTTACTTCTTTTACTTCCTCTAGATAGTCGTTTGATTGTCTTCTCGGCGCTCCGCCGAGGACCTCGCTAAACCATCCAATTGGTAGTAGCGACAGGTGGTGTGTACAAAGGGCAGGGACTTAATCAACGCGAGCTTATGACCCGCGCTTACAGGGAATTCCTCGCTGATGGGAAATAGTTGCAATCCCCAGTCCCGAACACAAGTGGGGTTGAGCGGGATACCCGTGCCTCTCAGCGCAGGGTAGACACACGCTGATCCACCCATTGTGGCACGCGTGCAGCCCCGGACATCTAAGAGCATCACAGACCTGTTATTGCTCCATCTCACGTGGCTGAATGGCAATTGTCCCTCTAAGAATTTGGACACTGACCGCACGGGGCCGCATAACTATTTAGCATGCCAGAGTCTCGTTCGTTATCGGAATTAACCAGACAAATCGCTGTGTCAGTGCCCCCCTAGATTTTACTTGTGGCCCCCCAGAAATTTCTGAAATGACCAAAGGGGACACCAACTCCGAGTCGGACAGCAAAACAACCAAGGGAGCTGGATGTTGACTTTGATATTTTCCAAACTTTCCAGGACTCTGGGGTCTGGTGAACAATGCTGGGCGTTCTCTTCCCATGGGTCCCTCTGAGTGGATGAAAATCGAGGACTTCCAAAGCACCCTCAAAGTCAACATGATTGGTGTGATTGAGATAACCATGAACTTCCTGCCTCTTGTCAAAAAGGCTCGTGGGCGAGTGGTTAATGTGGCATCCGTGCTGGGCAGAGTAGCAGCTAACGGCGGCGGCTACTGCATCTCAAAGTTTGGGGTGGAGAGTTTCTCCGACTGTCTCAGGTACTGTATCATCGTACAAAAGAACATTTGAATGAAAGGAGtgataaatttgtttttatttttatgtagctGTAATTTTAGGTTCACTTTCACAGTCACTTCGTAAAACTGGATTATAAACCTAGATTAAAAAACATTGTGTTATGAAActattttggaatgcaacaatctGTGAATGAGCTCGCGTAGATAGAAGCATTTGCGAGTGTTTCTGATCCCATGTAAAATGACTCATTACTTGCAGTTTTGGAAGGAAACATCTTGATTTTAAACTCTCTTTGTAATTTTAGGAGGGATATCCAGTATTTTGGGGTCAACGTGTGCATAATCGAACCAGGATTCTTCAAGACGCAGGTGACCAGTCTGGAACCCATTGAGAGGGAACTGCACCGCCTCTGGAATCAACTGACTCCTGAAGTCAAGGAGAGTTACGGAGATAAATACCTggataaatgtatgttttttatgcTTATAGCCTTTTCTGCCTTTGCAATAAATAGCTTGAACATTATTACACATCTTGAGGGTTTCAAAGTTTACTTTTCCCAAAGGAAATCTCaatattctttattaaaaatattcaataaactttattgtaaataaatgtctTACATTTTGGCCAAAAATGTGAGCAGCCAGTACTAATCTTTCTCCTTAAATACTCTTCAA
Coding sequences:
- the LOC127439180 gene encoding retinol dehydrogenase 7-like isoform X1 — encoded protein: MLHELPALISPALLFLKPTWRSTKKQLFTKHLRKVSHGGRNDVRVLKKRFHTVIRLGSICAAVGSYLVLPGQSGGCLTEKGADDLKRATGPFLKTCILDVSSTASIEKAVEWTKKEVGDKGLWGLVNNAGRSLPMGPSEWMKIEDFQSTLKVNMIGVIEITMNFLPLVKKARGRVVNVASVLGRVAANGGGYCISKFGVESFSDCLRRDIQYFGVNVCIIEPGFFKTQVTSLEPIERELHRLWNQLTPEVKESYGDKYLDKYIKIQRLIMNAICDSDLSKVTNCMEHALLAVHPRTRYSAGWDAKLLWIPLSYMPACFVDIALKLVMPKPAKGV
- the LOC127439180 gene encoding retinol dehydrogenase 7-like isoform X2, which codes for MEAETMYEYLRNDSTLSYGLGAFVLLWALIWYYRDNLEVNKVTEKHVFVTGCDSGFGHLLCKRLDKRGFRVLAGCLTEKGADDLKRATGPFLKTCILDVSSTASIEKAVEWTKKEVGDKGLWGLVNNAGRSLPMGPSEWMKIEDFQSTLKVNMIGVIEITMNFLPLVKKARGRVVNVASVLGRVAANGGGYCISKFGVESFSDCLRRDIQYFGVNVCIIEPGFFKTQVTSLEPIERELHRLWNQLTPEVKESYGDKYLDKYIKIQRLIMNAICDSDLSKVTNCMEHALLAVHPRTRYSAGWDAKLLWIPLSYMPACFVDIALKLVMPKPAKGV